A region of Clarias gariepinus isolate MV-2021 ecotype Netherlands chromosome 25, CGAR_prim_01v2, whole genome shotgun sequence DNA encodes the following proteins:
- the shda gene encoding src homology 2 domain containing transforming protein D, a has translation MAKWLKDYLNFGSKKGPPQPPKPDYTESEILRAYRAQKDLDFEDPYEPSNRAHNGSGTSDLFPAFGTVLPNGMEVKIISPKHRLIKVESQEFNRCKIPLGIVSFEEPHIPVVPSAPAVGDTDYSDPFDARPDPRVHLGWESSSVENSSSYMEPFEAQRVITELQHGSEHGRTVSRASPLLYDSPYEERGHYKTAFLDDERESRLPQDDERPADEYDQPWEWKKENISKALAVQFDGGDWERSTLPHTDQHRRTGGSRTSPPSSKVTSLRKPGDLLGERVDPVLPLEQQVWYHGALTRSEAESLLTLCKECSYLVRNSQTSRNDYSLSLRSCHGFMHMKFSQSRDGKYILGENSPPFDTIPEVIHYYTTHKLPIRGAEHLSLLFPVVVQTL, from the exons ATGGCAAAGTGGCTGAAAGATTACTTGAATTTTGGCAGCAAGAAAGGTCCTCCGCAGCCGCCCAAGCCCGATTACACAGAGAGCGAGATACTTCGCGCCTACCGTGCCCAAAAAGACTTGGACTTTGAAGATCCGTATGAACCCTCGAACCGAGCACATAATGGCTCGGGGACCTCTGACCTCTTTCCTGCATTCGGGACGGTTTTGCCCAATGGCATGGAGGTCAAGATCATCTCTCCTAAGCACAGACTGATAAAAGTGGAATCTCAGGAATTTAACCGCTGCAAGATCCCACTGGGCATCGTCTCATTCGAGGAGCCTCACATACCC GTTGTTCCATCCGCTCCAGCAGTTGGAGACACGGATTATTCAGACCCATTCGATGCTCGTCCAGACCCTCGGGTCCATCTTGGCTGGGAGTCTAGTTCTGTAGAAAACAGCAGCAGTTACATGGAACCTTTCGAGGCCCAGAGAGTCATTACAG AGCTGCAGCACGGCTCGGAGCATGGCCGGACTGTCTCCCGGGCGAGCCCACTGCTCTACGACAGTCCGTATGAAGAGCGTGGACACTACAAGACTGCTTTCCTAGATGATGAAAGGGAGAGCCGGCTGCCCCAGGACGACGAGAGGCCTGCAGACGAGTATGACCAGCCCTGGGAGtggaagaaggaaaacatcTCCAAAGCATTAGCTG taCAGTTTGATGGTGGCGATTGGGAGCGCTCCACACTGCCCCACACGGACCAGCACAGGAGAACTGGAGGGTCCCGAACCAGTCCTCCATCCAGCAAGGTCACCAGTCTACGCAAACCCGGTGACCTCCTGGGGGAAAGGGTGGACCCTGTATTACCTCTGGAACAGCAAGT GTGGTACCACGGGGCATTGACGCGCTCTGAAGCTGAGAGTCTGCTGACACTGTGTAAAGAGTGCAGCTACCTGGTGAGGAACAGTCAGACAAGCAGAAACGActactctctctccctcag GAGCTGTCACGGCTTCATGCATATGAAGTTCTCTCAGTCACGCGATGGGAAGTACATCCTCGGCGAGAACAGCCCCCCTTTCGACACAATCCCAGAGGTCATCCACTACTACACCACCCACAAGCTACCCATCAGGGGTGCAGAAcacctctctctcctcttcccGGTGGTGGTCCAGACACTCTGA
- the yju2 gene encoding splicing factor YJU2, whose protein sequence is MSERKVLNKYYPPDFDPSKIPKLKLPKDRQYVVRLMAPFNMRCKTCGEYIYKGKKFNARKETVQNELYLGLPIFRFYIKCTRCLAEITFKTDPENTDYAMEHGATRNFQAEKLIEEEEKKIQREREEEELNNPMKVLENRTRDSKLEMEVLENLQELKELNQRQAQVDFESMLQQYRELEKRQKVMEQEEDERETKEILERALVKRLSDSDSESDQEEEKGKKQPKRHAAENPTDILTTDKEMNAKGATSSGVKRQKVESWEKSVGGLGGRSALGSLVVRKKPAATVTAQQAASETQTGTDANPATANSSQTPTVQNGSSLSLLGAYSDSDESNSD, encoded by the exons ATGTCGGAAAGAAAAGTCTTAAAC aaatactaCCCTCCGGATTTCGATCCGTCCAAAATCCCTAAACTGAAACTACCTAAAGATCGTCAGTATGTGGTACGACTGATGGCCCCATTTAACATGAG GTGTAAGACATGTGGCGAGTACATATACAAAGGGAAGAAGTTTAACGCACGCAAAGAGACAGTACAGAATGAGCTGTATCTCGGGCTTCCTATCTTCcgcttttatataaaatgcacaAGATGTCTGGCAGAAATCACGTTCAAG ACCGACCCTGAAAACACCGATTACGCCATGGAACATGGAGCAACGCGGAACTTTCAAGCCGAAAAGCTgattgaagaagaagaaaaaaaaatccagagagagagagaggaggaggagttaAACAACCCTATGAAG GTTTTGGAGAATCGGACCCGAGACTCAAAGCTTGAGATGGAAGTGTTGGAGAACCTACAGGAGCTGAAGGAGCTGAATCAGCGGCAGGCTCAGGTGGACTTCGAGTCCATGCTGCAGCAGTACAGGGAGCTGGAGAAAAGACAGAAGGTGATGGAGCAGGAGGAGGATGAGAGAGAAACCAA AGAAATACTGGAGAGGGCCTTGGTAAAAAGGCTGAGCGACTCCGACTCTGAATCTGATCAGgaggaagaaaaaggaaaaaagcaacCGAAAAGGCACGCAGCGGAAAACCCCACAGACATTCTGACGACAGACAAAGAAATGAATGCAAAG GGTGCTACTTCATCTGGAGTAAAGCGGCAGAAAGTGGAGAGCTGGGAAAAGAGCGTGGGCGGGTTGGGAGGAAGAAGTGCACTAGGGTCACTAGTAGTGAGAAAGAAGCCTGCAGCAACAGTGACCGCACAGCAGGCCGCATCTGAAACTCAGACTGGTACAG ATGCTAATCCTGCCACTGCAAACAGCAGCCAAACACCTACAGTTCAGAATGGTTCCTCTCTTAGCCTGCTGGGGGCGTACTCGGACAGCGACGAGAGCAACTCGGACTAG